A single Halobaculum sp. MBLA0147 DNA region contains:
- the cas7i gene encoding type I-B CRISPR-associated protein Cas7/Cst2/DevR: MTATALGFSFLTDVSLGNHNAGEGGSQLADLKKYGNKPYISGQAYRRAIKEALREQVADPETAECSSRYPCGEIGDCVICDLFGYMNTDEFDAGDDETPAPKRTAPLRVSKLLGQYDRPQTTDMVLQQDESGDADNRIGYREITENVYHGGVMLDVDAVGRRESDEVDTSREHDEIYQRTYDDEIDDAERAHRVTALVHSVRAASNLAGQARHMADFMPDLVVGATLPEYNQRLQNALNLDTEAEELVVPQFEQVVADITAVGGDVWVGGTHNPDVIGNWDTAMTAAEDAGAMVCDSVADCFDQVADAATTADSDG; encoded by the coding sequence ATGACGGCGACCGCACTCGGATTCAGTTTCCTCACAGATGTCTCGCTCGGGAACCACAACGCCGGCGAGGGCGGGAGCCAACTGGCCGACCTGAAGAAGTACGGGAACAAGCCCTACATCAGTGGGCAGGCGTACCGACGGGCGATCAAGGAAGCACTCCGCGAACAGGTCGCGGACCCCGAGACGGCCGAGTGTTCGTCGCGGTACCCCTGCGGCGAGATCGGCGACTGCGTGATCTGTGACCTGTTCGGGTATATGAACACCGACGAGTTCGATGCCGGTGACGACGAGACGCCTGCACCGAAGCGGACAGCGCCGCTGCGTGTCTCGAAACTTCTCGGCCAGTACGACCGGCCGCAGACGACCGATATGGTTCTCCAGCAGGATGAGAGCGGGGACGCCGACAACCGGATCGGCTACCGCGAGATCACGGAGAACGTCTACCACGGCGGAGTGATGTTGGACGTCGACGCCGTCGGCCGCCGGGAGTCGGACGAGGTGGACACCAGTCGCGAGCACGACGAGATCTACCAGCGCACGTACGACGACGAGATCGACGACGCCGAACGGGCTCACCGTGTCACGGCGCTCGTCCACAGCGTCCGCGCTGCGTCGAACCTCGCCGGCCAGGCGCGTCACATGGCGGACTTCATGCCGGACCTTGTCGTCGGGGCGACGCTCCCCGAGTACAACCAGCGCCTCCAGAACGCACTGAACCTCGACACCGAGGCGGAGGAGCTCGTCGTCCCGCAGTTCGAGCAGGTGGTCGCCGACATCACTGCCGTCGGTGGCGACGTGTGGGTCGGTGGAACCCACAACCCGGACGTGATCGGGAACTGGGACACAGCGATGACGGCTGCGGAGGACGCCGGTGCGATGGTCTGTGACAGCGTGGCCGACTGTTTCGACCAGGTGGCCGACGCGGCGACCACGGCCGACAGCGATGGCTGA
- the cas5 gene encoding CRISPR-associated protein Cas5, with product MADDEQVLTAVLDVPFDTAFTKAGAMNGLPTYPVPPVTTIQGLLYAAMGRPSLLRPNNLPKDVRDDEEAFRERVQTECAFGERVLEPGVRTAGLKSRQKRAREDGYITSPARQESLIGPTYQIYVGGPTELLSAFAAALRDPQRLLYLGRSDDLVDVRDVSRTTATHHAETADLECVTPGASGEPTLLPVSPDYRGRYTTHPGEVKTVSVEGGTVDSYYETKEGERFVYLVDPR from the coding sequence ATGGCTGACGACGAACAGGTCCTGACGGCCGTCCTCGACGTGCCGTTCGACACGGCGTTCACCAAGGCCGGCGCGATGAACGGGTTGCCCACCTACCCGGTGCCGCCCGTCACCACGATCCAGGGACTCCTCTACGCGGCGATGGGGCGGCCCTCGCTGCTCAGACCGAACAATCTCCCGAAGGACGTTCGCGACGACGAGGAGGCGTTCCGCGAGCGCGTCCAGACCGAGTGCGCGTTCGGCGAGCGAGTCCTGGAGCCTGGGGTGCGGACGGCGGGGTTGAAATCGCGGCAGAAGCGGGCGCGTGAGGACGGGTACATCACCTCGCCCGCCAGACAGGAGTCGCTGATCGGGCCCACGTACCAGATCTACGTCGGTGGACCGACGGAGTTGCTCAGCGCGTTCGCGGCCGCACTCCGTGACCCGCAGCGCCTGCTGTACCTCGGTCGGAGCGATGACCTGGTCGACGTCCGTGACGTGAGCCGGACGACGGCGACCCACCACGCGGAGACGGCGGATCTTGAGTGTGTGACACCAGGCGCATCGGGTGAGCCGACGCTGCTGCCCGTGTCGCCAGACTACCGTGGCCGGTACACGACGCACCCCGGCGAGGTGAAGACCGTCTCTGTCGAGGGTGGTACCGTCGACAGTTACTACGAGACAAAGGAGGGTGAGCGGTTCGTGTATCTGGTTGATCCGCGATAG
- the cas3 gene encoding CRISPR-associated helicase Cas3', whose protein sequence is MVLAKVGPDVSLDTHSEAVAKATAAMLDADPVVDRLAAVGLDLDRSRLRRLGRLTGRFHDTGKANPSWQTGVRTHNHPPHSHLSGLYAFGATADRDWLTPEEQLAIVVAIFHHHTGLTAQNMAPSNDLLGGVRSDPFDEAFTTNLEAAGFKPVSLTSRELQLLRENLEQYRSGSHPVVGTLTTLLYAALRQADQAVSRNETTTASPLPTLTREDIRLFDDLRPFQQTVQDDLQTRMLGIAGCGEGKTHTALQWADSRLAAGEIDRLVVAMPTQVTSNNLLVELTDDADGVQHLPPDATAVYHGSSRGFYRQRDERSVDTPLDAATARKWFQSPVTITTVDHVLATLVNGYRGASVARGNLLRAGVVFDEVHTYDDRLTGRITGALSRLSDAGVPWYVMTATLPDVIQSHHRLEPDVVHTSAGRLAPDEPARTPFEISVTEQALTATAVRDAREAVDAATVLVVKNTVRAAQELAQELAASTDGDVIYYSSEFPTVDRQHKEDRIRTALADDVDPDTPTYLVSTQVCELSLDLSADLLCTDLAPLDAVLQRAGRLHRRGVEPTPEACRAASDGCEQCRTGTAPASYECRVFDTLADGDQFLPYAESRDSTAWEILERSAAVLRRESAYDFAATMDWLDEVYATASIPGGAEFARCAEADALFGAPRAVHTEAQPGEPLPLRSGVSYRTPVFPATYELADGWSGTPAALWQEYHDCSRSPCGVTTDAWTACDDAFEIFADQYAVPVPEWWLHSDGSPVKQVGTLQIDGATIPGTQTVDVGYESTFGVR, encoded by the coding sequence GTGGTCCTGGCTAAAGTAGGTCCGGATGTCTCGTTGGATACCCACAGTGAGGCTGTGGCGAAAGCGACGGCGGCGATGCTCGACGCCGACCCTGTCGTTGATCGGCTCGCAGCAGTCGGACTCGATCTCGACCGCTCGCGGCTCCGTCGGTTAGGACGGCTGACTGGGCGGTTCCACGACACCGGGAAGGCAAACCCCAGCTGGCAGACGGGCGTCCGGACCCACAACCACCCACCGCATAGTCACCTGAGCGGGCTCTACGCCTTCGGTGCGACGGCGGACCGCGACTGGCTCACACCCGAGGAACAGCTGGCGATCGTCGTCGCGATCTTCCACCACCACACGGGGTTGACGGCACAGAATATGGCTCCGTCGAACGATCTCCTCGGCGGAGTTCGGTCCGACCCGTTCGACGAGGCGTTCACGACGAATCTCGAGGCTGCCGGCTTCAAGCCCGTCTCGCTCACGAGTCGCGAGCTTCAACTCCTCCGCGAGAACCTCGAGCAGTACCGGTCGGGGTCGCACCCGGTCGTCGGAACACTCACGACGCTCCTGTACGCGGCACTCCGCCAAGCAGACCAAGCGGTGAGTCGTAACGAGACCACGACGGCGAGCCCGCTCCCGACACTCACTCGCGAGGATATCAGGCTCTTCGACGACCTCCGGCCGTTCCAACAGACGGTCCAGGACGATCTCCAGACGCGGATGCTCGGGATCGCCGGCTGTGGCGAGGGGAAGACGCACACAGCGCTCCAGTGGGCCGACAGTCGCCTCGCCGCCGGCGAGATCGATCGCCTCGTCGTTGCGATGCCGACGCAGGTGACGAGTAACAACCTCCTCGTCGAGTTGACCGACGACGCCGACGGCGTCCAACACCTCCCGCCAGACGCCACGGCGGTGTACCACGGGAGCAGTCGGGGGTTCTACCGCCAGCGCGACGAGCGAAGTGTCGACACGCCACTCGACGCAGCGACGGCACGCAAGTGGTTCCAGTCGCCTGTCACGATCACCACCGTCGACCATGTGCTCGCGACGCTGGTGAACGGTTACCGCGGTGCGAGTGTCGCTCGCGGGAACCTCCTCCGAGCAGGCGTTGTCTTCGACGAGGTCCACACGTACGACGACCGCCTCACCGGGCGGATCACCGGGGCACTCTCGCGGCTGTCGGACGCCGGCGTCCCGTGGTACGTGATGACCGCGACGCTGCCGGACGTCATCCAGTCACACCACCGCCTCGAACCGGACGTGGTCCACACGAGTGCGGGGCGGCTCGCACCCGATGAACCAGCACGGACGCCGTTCGAGATCTCTGTCACAGAGCAGGCACTCACTGCTACGGCCGTTCGGGACGCCCGCGAGGCCGTCGACGCCGCGACGGTCCTCGTCGTGAAGAACACGGTCCGAGCGGCTCAGGAACTCGCCCAGGAGTTAGCGGCGTCGACGGACGGCGACGTCATCTACTACAGCAGTGAGTTCCCGACAGTCGATCGCCAGCACAAGGAGGACCGGATTCGGACGGCACTCGCGGACGACGTCGATCCGGACACGCCCACGTACCTCGTCTCCACCCAGGTGTGTGAGTTGAGTCTCGACCTCTCCGCCGACCTCCTCTGTACGGATCTGGCGCCACTGGACGCCGTACTCCAGCGAGCCGGGCGGCTCCACCGCCGTGGTGTCGAACCGACGCCGGAGGCCTGTCGGGCCGCCTCCGACGGCTGTGAGCAGTGTCGGACGGGCACGGCACCGGCTAGCTACGAGTGCCGCGTGTTCGACACACTCGCCGACGGCGACCAGTTCCTGCCGTACGCCGAGTCACGTGACAGTACCGCTTGGGAGATCCTCGAGCGGAGTGCAGCAGTGCTTCGGCGCGAGTCGGCGTACGACTTCGCGGCGACGATGGACTGGCTGGACGAGGTGTACGCGACGGCGTCGATCCCGGGTGGCGCCGAGTTCGCGCGGTGTGCCGAGGCCGACGCGCTGTTCGGCGCGCCACGCGCGGTCCACACTGAGGCGCAGCCGGGAGAGCCGCTCCCGCTTCGGTCAGGGGTGTCCTACCGGACGCCCGTGTTCCCTGCGACGTACGAGTTGGCCGACGGATGGAGTGGTACGCCGGCGGCGCTGTGGCAGGAGTACCACGACTGCTCGCGGTCGCCCTGTGGGGTGACAACTGATGCGTGGACGGCGTGTGACGACGCGTTCGAGATCTTCGCCGATCAGTATGCGGTGCCCGTTCCGGAGTGGTGGCTCCACAGTGACGGCTCACCGGTCAAGCAGGTCGGGACGCTCCAGATCGATGGGGCAACGATACCGGGGACACAAACCGTGGATGTAGGTTACGAGTCGACATTCGGTGTCCGGTAA
- a CDS encoding ParA family protein, with translation MPPDGPEATEARLVVANAKGGVGKTTVAANLVGALSQRGLDVLAVDADPQGNLTEALGHLDAYEAEPPTLFDILLDPREQSHLEEIVVTGTEADLVPASIDMLGAEMELAAAHMYGQWQATDLDGTALATARRALDRVTNVATPETPGAYEHGFGLLATALDGLEHDYDVTVIDAPPGHNLTFKNALFAAPNLVVPATAEASSKGAVDRLFDEIAAFEEDTGRMVRDVAAVVNRIRMSTNAADEMTQFLTAVFDDIPVYQVPERVALSYAYDAGESIFEYEPSADVAPTFAELADTVVETLEVADD, from the coding sequence ATGCCACCAGATGGACCAGAGGCGACAGAGGCTCGTCTTGTCGTCGCGAATGCGAAGGGCGGCGTCGGGAAGACGACTGTCGCGGCGAACCTCGTCGGCGCGCTCTCACAACGAGGGCTCGATGTCCTCGCCGTCGACGCCGATCCACAGGGGAACCTTACAGAGGCGTTGGGCCACCTCGACGCGTACGAAGCCGAGCCGCCGACGCTGTTTGACATACTCCTTGATCCGCGCGAGCAATCCCACCTCGAGGAGATCGTCGTCACCGGCACCGAGGCGGACCTCGTCCCGGCGAGTATCGACATGCTCGGCGCGGAGATGGAGCTCGCCGCGGCGCACATGTACGGGCAGTGGCAGGCAACCGACCTCGACGGGACGGCACTCGCGACGGCACGGCGGGCCCTCGACCGCGTCACGAACGTCGCGACACCGGAGACACCCGGCGCGTACGAGCACGGCTTCGGCCTCCTCGCGACCGCGCTCGACGGCCTCGAGCACGACTACGACGTGACGGTGATCGACGCCCCACCGGGGCACAACCTCACGTTCAAGAACGCGCTGTTCGCAGCGCCGAACCTCGTCGTGCCAGCCACGGCCGAGGCCTCGTCGAAGGGGGCGGTCGACCGACTCTTCGACGAGATCGCCGCCTTCGAGGAGGACACTGGGCGTATGGTCCGCGACGTGGCAGCCGTGGTGAACCGCATCCGGATGTCGACGAACGCGGCCGACGAGATGACGCAGTTCCTCACTGCCGTCTTCGACGACATCCCGGTGTACCAGGTGCCCGAGCGCGTCGCGCTCTCGTACGCCTACGACGCCGGCGAGTCGATCTTCGAGTACGAACCCAGCGCGGATGTCGCGCCGACATTCGCCGAGCTGGCCGACACCGTCGTCGAGACGCTGGAGGTGGCCGATGACTGA
- a CDS encoding GIY-YIG nuclease family protein, producing the protein MIDINEIEGYPDKVENLSGEAFVYVLKLFDNHFYVGVTKHPKRRIVSHARGEAVSPDWVKMYPPVEIQSVHAFDSRDRAMEQERIITLELSSKHSAGRVRGSKWTDVDDKPPTDQV; encoded by the coding sequence ATGATTGACATCAACGAAATCGAAGGCTACCCGGATAAGGTCGAGAACCTCAGCGGAGAGGCGTTTGTGTACGTTTTGAAGCTATTTGATAACCATTTCTACGTCGGTGTGACAAAACACCCGAAGCGGCGAATTGTATCACACGCGAGAGGTGAAGCGGTAAGCCCCGATTGGGTTAAAATGTATCCTCCGGTAGAGATCCAATCTGTGCATGCCTTCGACAGTCGAGATCGGGCGATGGAGCAGGAGCGCATCATTACGCTAGAGTTGTCAAGTAAGCATAGTGCTGGGCGGGTTCGGGGGTCAAAGTGGACAGACGTAGACGACAAGCCTCCCACAGACCAAGTGTGA
- a CDS encoding pentapeptide repeat-containing protein — translation MTERCGFTWVPENQNNIGSCAYCCYRDTWKEFDRCVWHAKTDLRKPPDALNESREQPENRKLNKYPRELLSGAVLRNTELSNYMLTGVDLSGSDLQNTDFTDVYLSYSTLSGSDLREADLTDCTVSKTSFKKAKLKGANLRGLSIFGVDFTGADLSRADFQGANIKETNFTGANTEEVKGLVDSEGQNNDEITVEVPEQTQSDPTGETPHFKRKWNSDLLAKTTTLGVEDINNSVSRLTDAGYSREEAVGYVRWYLTEMLQEDGLFAVTGIGPSSGASLVEAGVDTIDQLQSVTPEELSNSTDLSIKKIQKIKKAAEKGKFSSLEPDDDQVAKQLLDSHKNHPTQSTESKHSLDTRKRADKDPSQSENSKAGSTAASQDNTKKARSSSGNDQQNVLSPRELPIPDPEEHTVPGSGTVYPNYLSEYYESFCDSRKVLEIIFQAQGNDIDPENRKDPRVQYFVLLDALIGFSDASTLFTGYGPQHQDRLSFSIADYRKTFGSAETITDYQVIDVNRFREETHELLREVASVKTTREFVRPCLPGTSHSIPELPGSFAELQDALRQLATFPAYPPLPPENRTNNRNIPIADIYLTCFKDLSQEHRVDLSPIEGVNSQPTGPVPAATPTSSAEFESKLVDYNKLSHIFRRIKPPIESPVNQMVNILALDWYRQSSPTFDAVQDLAKHGKDDPMDVFRPRLRDLIHRRFLLDTWSYDYITVYPGHEAGSRSSQLVELAQDSVLETDIIYTPLLERTESVEPQREKSEKKRRQVASQPSNSLRTRAKLNDDTIILFDDICTTGSSLLAGAHLLRQAGADRVVCITLSLTPSGSQTNVKEVTDVEATASEIIAGVDR, via the coding sequence ATGACAGAACGTTGTGGGTTCACTTGGGTTCCAGAGAATCAAAACAACATAGGTAGTTGTGCATACTGTTGCTACCGAGACACGTGGAAAGAATTTGATCGGTGTGTTTGGCATGCTAAGACCGATCTAAGAAAGCCCCCTGACGCTCTTAACGAAAGCCGAGAACAACCAGAAAACCGAAAATTAAACAAGTATCCGCGGGAACTGCTATCGGGAGCTGTGCTTCGAAATACTGAATTAAGTAACTATATGTTAACAGGCGTGGATCTTAGTGGATCTGACCTACAAAATACGGATTTTACTGATGTCTATTTGAGCTATTCCACCCTTTCAGGCTCTGACCTCCGGGAGGCGGACCTAACAGACTGTACAGTTTCGAAAACATCATTTAAAAAAGCAAAATTAAAAGGTGCTAATCTGAGGGGGTTATCAATATTCGGGGTTGATTTTACTGGTGCGGATTTATCTAGGGCTGACTTTCAGGGAGCAAATATTAAAGAGACCAATTTTACAGGTGCTAACACCGAGGAGGTCAAAGGCCTTGTTGACAGCGAGGGACAAAACAATGATGAGATCACGGTTGAAGTACCTGAGCAAACCCAGAGTGACCCCACTGGAGAAACCCCTCATTTTAAGCGTAAATGGAATTCTGATTTACTCGCAAAAACGACAACACTTGGTGTTGAAGATATTAATAACTCTGTTAGTCGTCTAACCGATGCCGGGTACTCTCGTGAGGAAGCAGTTGGGTACGTACGCTGGTATCTTACAGAGATGTTGCAGGAGGATGGGCTCTTTGCAGTTACCGGTATAGGACCGAGTAGTGGAGCATCTCTTGTAGAGGCAGGAGTCGATACGATTGACCAACTGCAGTCAGTTACGCCAGAGGAGTTGTCTAATAGCACTGACTTATCTATAAAAAAGATACAGAAAATCAAGAAAGCTGCAGAAAAAGGTAAATTTTCATCATTAGAACCGGACGACGATCAAGTAGCAAAGCAGCTCCTTGACTCCCACAAAAACCACCCCACACAGAGCACTGAGAGCAAGCATTCCCTAGATACTAGAAAACGAGCCGACAAAGACCCTAGCCAGTCCGAGAATTCAAAGGCTGGCTCCACTGCTGCGTCTCAAGATAACACAAAAAAAGCAAGATCTTCGTCGGGGAATGACCAGCAGAATGTTCTCTCCCCAAGGGAACTTCCCATACCAGATCCAGAAGAACACACGGTACCCGGCAGTGGCACAGTCTATCCAAATTACCTCTCAGAATACTATGAGTCATTTTGCGACTCGAGAAAAGTTTTGGAGATTATCTTTCAGGCACAAGGAAACGATATTGACCCCGAAAATCGTAAAGACCCACGTGTTCAGTACTTTGTTCTACTTGATGCTCTTATCGGGTTTAGTGATGCTTCTACATTGTTTACTGGCTATGGGCCACAGCACCAAGATCGTCTTTCATTCAGTATTGCGGACTACCGCAAAACGTTCGGAAGCGCTGAGACAATAACAGATTACCAAGTTATTGATGTCAACCGCTTTAGAGAGGAGACACATGAACTCCTCCGGGAAGTGGCGAGTGTGAAAACGACAAGAGAGTTCGTTCGGCCCTGTCTACCCGGGACAAGTCACTCGATACCAGAACTCCCCGGCTCTTTTGCGGAACTCCAAGACGCCTTGCGTCAGCTAGCCACGTTCCCGGCGTACCCACCACTACCACCAGAGAATAGAACCAATAACAGAAACATTCCCATTGCAGACATTTATCTGACGTGTTTTAAGGACTTAAGCCAAGAACACCGGGTTGATCTAAGCCCAATTGAAGGAGTCAACTCGCAACCGACCGGACCTGTTCCGGCTGCAACACCAACATCATCAGCAGAATTCGAATCAAAACTCGTAGATTACAATAAGCTATCACATATATTTCGACGAATAAAGCCACCAATAGAGTCTCCTGTGAACCAGATGGTGAATATTCTCGCGTTGGACTGGTATCGCCAGAGTTCACCCACCTTCGATGCAGTTCAAGATCTAGCAAAACACGGGAAAGATGACCCGATGGATGTTTTCCGTCCACGACTACGGGATCTTATCCACCGACGGTTCCTGCTTGACACTTGGAGTTACGACTACATCACGGTCTACCCTGGACACGAAGCTGGATCACGTAGCTCACAATTAGTAGAACTGGCTCAGGACTCCGTTCTTGAGACGGACATTATCTACACGCCGCTCCTTGAGCGAACGGAGTCCGTCGAACCTCAACGCGAGAAATCAGAGAAGAAACGTCGACAAGTCGCTTCCCAGCCCTCTAACTCACTCCGCACACGGGCAAAACTCAACGATGATACTATTATATTGTTTGATGACATCTGCACGACTGGTAGCTCGCTCCTTGCGGGAGCTCATCTTCTTCGCCAAGCTGGCGCTGATCGTGTTGTCTGTATCACTCTTAGCCTTACCCCAAGCGGATCGCAAACCAACGTAAAAGAAGTTACTGACGTAGAAGCCACAGCATCAGAAATTATTGCGGGGGTAGATCGATGA